A stretch of Metabacillus sp. FJAT-52054 DNA encodes these proteins:
- a CDS encoding LysR family transcriptional regulator → MNIEQLEHVAEAAKAGSLTKAADHLHVSLSAISQSISKLEKELGVQLFIRNRQGTALTAEGIRIMEKAEKVLTAIGELKEEANRCSDTLTGDLKIGMIPGPINLLIDMVSAYKTDYPNVKVEIYEMGPVKIAEGILNNDLDIGLVLTSHSFAVQNHELIAEKILEGKMVAGVHKQSPLAKLDRISPEQLFKETLVLYNDDYIKKFAYDTLSPYGPIDVLFTTNNTEAIKRAVQSGVAVTLGMDYSFRSRSPYPNETVIPIEIDGADKEALHLALIRRKDKVPSLKVKEFMRRIHRELR, encoded by the coding sequence AGCTATCAGCCAGTCGATAAGCAAGCTGGAAAAAGAACTGGGAGTCCAGCTTTTTATCCGCAATCGCCAAGGCACAGCTTTAACGGCGGAGGGAATACGAATCATGGAGAAGGCGGAAAAAGTTCTCACTGCCATCGGAGAATTGAAGGAAGAAGCCAACCGCTGCTCCGATACGCTTACCGGTGATTTGAAAATCGGCATGATTCCGGGTCCTATTAACCTTCTAATCGATATGGTTTCAGCATATAAAACCGATTATCCCAATGTTAAAGTGGAAATCTATGAAATGGGACCGGTGAAAATCGCTGAAGGCATTCTGAACAATGATCTGGATATCGGGCTGGTTTTAACCTCCCATTCATTCGCTGTTCAAAATCACGAGCTGATTGCCGAAAAGATCTTGGAGGGGAAGATGGTTGCGGGTGTTCATAAACAATCCCCGCTTGCCAAACTGGACCGGATCTCTCCGGAGCAGCTTTTTAAGGAGACGCTCGTCCTGTATAACGATGACTACATCAAAAAGTTTGCTTACGATACCTTATCGCCTTATGGCCCAATCGATGTTCTGTTTACCACGAATAACACGGAAGCAATCAAGCGGGCTGTACAAAGCGGGGTAGCCGTAACTCTAGGAATGGATTATTCCTTCCGCAGCCGATCCCCCTATCCGAACGAGACGGTCATTCCGATTGAGATTGATGGTGCCGATAAGGAGGCGCTTCATCTTGCCTTAATCAGGAGAAAGGACAAGGTTCCCTCCCTAAAGGTAAAGGAATTCATGCGAAGGATCCACAGAGAGTTAAGATGA
- a CDS encoding MFS transporter has product MSEMASPKKAGMGALFQNRVIRTILISVFFLQIGIWVRNYSILLYVIEKTNENPVAVSLISVAEFAPIFLFSFIGGTFADRWRPKRTMVWCDLLSAVSVFVVLLTLFFGDWKIIFFATLVSSILSQFSQPAGMKLFKLHVPAELVQMGMSMYQTVFALFMILGPILGTFVFQRYGILAAVGIMGVAFLISAAVLLMLPPDPEPEKEKPKTSLMEEMKEGFRYVLNSKALTLLGACFAAAGLAIGLTQPLGVFLITERLGLPKEELQWLMAAFGIGMILGGGITIAISKKVMPQMLLAIGMTASAIGMVGMGLSTELWLTLTAQFFAGLFMPCIHIGINTMILQNTEANFIGRVNGILNPLFMGAMVITMSASGVLKKNLSIVYLYEISAVLLVIGVLVLVPIMRKSSVKQEMKQGM; this is encoded by the coding sequence ATGTCAGAAATGGCGAGCCCCAAAAAAGCAGGGATGGGGGCTTTGTTTCAAAATCGAGTCATTCGCACGATTTTAATATCGGTGTTTTTCCTTCAGATTGGAATTTGGGTGAGAAATTATTCGATCCTGCTCTATGTAATCGAAAAGACGAATGAAAATCCGGTGGCGGTATCACTGATTTCTGTTGCTGAATTTGCTCCGATCTTTTTATTCTCATTTATAGGCGGGACGTTCGCGGACAGATGGCGCCCGAAGAGGACGATGGTATGGTGTGATCTATTAAGCGCCGTTTCCGTGTTTGTCGTTCTGCTTACTTTGTTCTTTGGAGACTGGAAAATCATCTTCTTCGCGACTCTCGTTTCCTCGATACTTTCCCAGTTTTCCCAGCCGGCGGGGATGAAGCTGTTCAAGCTGCATGTTCCGGCAGAGCTTGTTCAAATGGGGATGTCGATGTACCAGACCGTTTTTGCCCTGTTTATGATTTTAGGTCCGATTCTTGGAACCTTCGTTTTCCAGCGGTATGGGATTCTTGCGGCTGTTGGAATCATGGGTGTTGCCTTCTTAATTTCAGCAGCAGTTCTCCTCATGCTTCCTCCGGATCCTGAGCCGGAAAAAGAAAAACCGAAGACGAGCCTGATGGAGGAAATGAAGGAAGGGTTCCGCTATGTATTAAATAGCAAGGCACTCACTCTTCTTGGAGCGTGTTTTGCAGCGGCCGGCCTTGCGATTGGATTAACGCAGCCGCTTGGAGTGTTTCTGATAACGGAAAGACTCGGGCTTCCGAAAGAAGAGCTGCAATGGCTTATGGCGGCATTTGGAATCGGCATGATTCTCGGGGGCGGAATTACAATCGCCATTTCCAAGAAGGTCATGCCTCAAATGCTTCTTGCAATCGGAATGACAGCAAGCGCGATTGGAATGGTCGGGATGGGTCTGTCGACAGAATTATGGCTCACGCTGACGGCTCAATTTTTTGCCGGGCTGTTCATGCCATGTATTCACATTGGAATCAATACAATGATCCTGCAAAATACGGAAGCAAACTTTATCGGACGGGTCAACGGCATCCTGAATCCGCTCTTTATGGGAGCGATGGTCATCACGATGTCCGCTTCAGGCGTGCTGAAAAAGAACCTTTCCATCGTG